GCGGCCCGCTGGTCCTCCTCCGACGGCTTGCGCGCGGGGCGGGATCTCGGGATGGGCGCGGGGGCGAAGCCGCTGTAGCTGAGCGGCTTGGCCAGGCGGCCCTGCCGTACCTGGTCGGCGGCGTCGGCGTCCACGGTGGCCGCGTCGAGCGTCTGCTCCACCTCGGCGCCGGAGGAGGGCGCCAGCCGTACCAGCCGCTGGGAGAGCCTGGCGCGCCGCGCGGTCAGCTCGGCGAGCGCGTCGGCGTCCTGGGCCGCCCACGCGGCGCGCAGCTCCTCCCCCAGCTCCAGCAGCTCGGCGAGCTCGTCGGGGTGCCTGCGCGACAGCTGGTTGACCGCCCAGGCCGCGACCGTGGGCTTGCGCAGCGCGGCCACCTGCTTGGCCAGGTCGGCCCGCCCCGCCTGCTTGGCCGCGCGGGCCTCGGCCTCCCGCGCGGGGATGAAGTCGGACACGTCCAGGCCGTAGAGCCGGTCGGCGATCTCGTCAAGATCCACATGTGAGAGATACCCCACATGCCTGGTTTGTAGCCTCGGGCCCGAGAGAGTGCGAGCTACTCGACCAGCGGCACGCCATGGGCGTCCGTAAGGAGGGCGAGAGGCGCCCTAGACGAGCGCGCCCACCGCGAGCCTGGCCTCGACGACGCCGGGGTCCTCGGTGTAGGCGAGCGTCGCGCCCAGCGAGATCATCAGCCTGCGCATGCGGGTGTTGTCCGACAGCAGGGTGGCACGGACCTCGGCGTAGCCGAGGTCACGGGCCTCCTGCACCAGCGTCCTGGCCAGTGCCGCGCCCAGACCGCGCCCCTGCCAGCGGTCCTCGACCAGCACGGCCATCTCGGCGATGCCGGGATCGGGGGTGAACATGAGGTTCGCCATCGCGACCACCTGGCCGTCGTGGCAGGCCACGAATGACAGGCCCCTGCCGCGATCCACGAGCCGGTCGAACACCCTCGGCGGCAGCGAGGGCATCGAGGTGAAGTAGCGGAAGCGCCGCGACTCGGGCGAGCAGCGCTCGTGCAGGTCGCGGACGGCCTCCCTGTAGATGCTCGTCAGCGGCCTGACCTCGGTCTCGACCCCGTCGGCCAGGCGCACCACGCGAGCGCTCGAGGAGGGCTCGGCCGGCGGCTGGGCCAGCCGTACAAAGGCGGCGGCGCGGGCGGCCTCGGTCAGCGTGAACGGCAGGTCGGACCGGCGCACCTTGATCGCGCGCTTGGCCGCCACGGGGACGACCAGCAGGGTGGGGTCGGGAAGATCACGCACCGCCTCACCATAGACCCATCGGGCGTCGTCCGCGCGCAGCAGTTCGGCCAGCAGCTCGGGCAGCCGCCACGGTGCGCCGCGCAGGCGCGCGGCCAGCAGCAGCGCCCTGGTGGGCTCGTCGGTCAGCTCGTGCGCGCTGGCGGGCACGACCTGCACCCGGCGGCCACCGGCCGACTCCAGCGCCGCCCTGACCGTCTCGGGACTGGCGGGAATCTCCGCGACGAACTCGTCGACGGTGCCGTCGGTGTCGGGCTGGACGCTCAGTCCGAGGATGTTGCCGCCCCGCTCGGCCAGGGCCGCGGCCAGCGAGGCCAGCCTTCCGGGGCGTTCGTCGACCGTGGTTCGGATGCGCAGAAATCCCATACATATGAGGATGCGAGAGGTTTGTTACAGCTAGCGGCTGAAAGTGTTTCATCACGAATTCCGTGGCAGGATGCACCCAGATATGCGGATATAGCAGTATGTGGGGTCATGAGTTCGCGTGTTCCTACGTTCACCGACGACTTCGTCAACGGAGACGTCTCCTTCTGGCATCGCTCCCTCGGCCCCGCGCCGGCCGGTCCCGCCCTCGGCGGTGATCGCCGGGCGGACGTGGTGATCGTGGGCGCGGGATACACCGGGCTCTGGACGGCCTACTACCTCAAGCGGGCCAGACCCTCGCTCGACGTCGTGGTGCTGGAGAAGGAGTTCGCCGGGTTCGGCGCCTCCAGCCGCAACGGCGGCTGGCTCACCGGCGACCTGGCCGGCTCGCCCGAGCGCTACGCGAAGACGCACGGTCTGGCGGCGACCAGGGCCCTGCAGCGCGAGATGTACGCCTCCATAGACGAGGTGATCGCGGTCTGCGAGAGGGAGGGCATCGACGCCGACATCGTCAAGGGCGGAGTGCTCAACGTCGCCAGGGGCACCGCGCAGGCCGCCAGGCTGCGCGCCTCGGTGGCCTCAGGGGCCCGCTGGGGCGTCGAGGCCAGGCTGCTCACCCCGGTGGAGCGCGACGCGCGGCTGCGGGTCGCGGGCGCGGTCCAGGCCTCGTGGAACCCGCACTGTGCCAGGATTCACCCGGCGAAGCTGGTGCGCGGCCTCACGCGGGCCGTACGCGAGCTGGGAGTGGAGATCTTCGAGCACACGCCGGTCACCGAGATCGCGCCGCACCGGGCGGTCACGCCGTACGGCACGGTCCGCGCCGACTACGTGATCAGGGCCACCGAGGGCTTCACCTCGACGATCAAGGGCCTGCGTCGGCAGTGGCTGCCGATGAACAGCTCCATGATCGTAACGGAGCCGCTGCCCGACGGGTTCTGGGCCGAGGTCGGCTGGCAGGGCGCCGAGCTGCTCGGCGATCTGGCCCACTACTACATGTACGCCCAGCGCACCGCCGACGGCCGCATCGCCTTCGGCGGAAGGGGCCGGCCCTACCTGTACGGCTCGCGCGTCGACGCCCGCGGCCACACCCACGGCTGGACCATTGAGGCGCTGTGGGCGCTGCTGGTCGACTTCTTCCCGGCCGCCGCCTCCTCCAGGATCGCGCACGCCTGGTCGGGGGTGCTCGGCGTGCCGCGCGACTGGTGCTCCACCGCGCACGTCGACCAGGCCACGGGCCTCGGCTGGGCGGGCGGCTACACCGGGCACGGGGTCACCACGGCCAATCTGGCCGGCCGTACCCTGCGCGACCTGATCCTCGGCGAGCACAGCGAGCTCACCGAGCTGCCGTGGGTGGGCCGGAAGGTGCGCCCGTGGGAGCCAGAGCCGCTGCGCTGGCTGGGCGTCCACTCCATGTACCGCCTCTACCGCGTCGCGGACGCCCGCGAACGCTCGATGTCCCGCACGTCGGCGCTCGCCCGTCTCGCCGACCTCATCACCGGTCACTGAAGGAGATCCTGTTGCACACCCTTTTCCGCGGCGGCCGCGTCTTCACCGCCACCGGAACCTTCGCCGAAGCCGTCCTGGTCCGCGACGGCGTGATCGTCGCCGTCGGCGCCGAGTCCGACGTGGTACGGCAGGCGCCCGCGCACGAGACGGTCGACCTCGAGGGCGGCCTGCTCATGCCCGGCGTGACCGACGCGCACATCCACCCGGTGCAGGCCGGGCTGGAGCACGCCAAATGCGACCTGTCGGAGATCTACGGACTCGACGCGTACCTGGCGGCGATCAGGACCTACGCCGACGGCTGCGACAGGGAGTGGATCGACGGCGGCGGCTGGGACATGTCGGCCTTCCCCGGCGGCCTGCCCCACCGCAGCCAGCTGGACTTCCTCGACAGGCCCGCCTACCTGATCCAGCGCGACCACCACGCGGCCTGGGTGAACACCAGGGCGCTGGAGCTGGCGGGGATCACCCGCGACACGCCCGACCCCGCCGACGGCAGGATCGAGCGCGACCCCGACGGCAGTCCGACCGGCGTGCTGCACGAGGGCGCCATGGACCTGGTCGGCCTGCTCACGCCCCGCCCGACCACCGACGACCTGGACGCGGCGCTGATGACGGCGCAGCGGCACCTGTTCTCACGGGGCATCACCGGCTGGCAGGACGCGATCGTCGGCTCCTACGCCGGCTCCGACGACCAGCTGCCCACCTACCTCTCGGCGGCCAAGGCGGGCCGGCTGAAGGCCCGCGTGGTCGGCGCGCTGTGGTGGGACCGCACGCAGGGAGCCGAGCAGATCGCCTCACTCCTCGAGCGCAGGGCGATGGCCGACGGGCTCGACCGGTTCAGCGCGGGTTCGGTCAAGATCATGCAGGACGGCATCACCGAGAACTTCACCGCCGCGGTGCTGGAGCCGTACTGCCTGTGCGGCGGCACCGGGCTGTCCTACATCGACCCCGGCAAGCTGCGCGAGTACGTGGCCGAACTGGACAGGCACGGCTTCCAGGTGCACTTCCACGCGATCGGCGAGCGGGCCGTGCGGGAGGCGCTGGACAGCTTCGAGGGCACCTCGCCGGACAACCGGCACCATATCGCGCACCTGCAGATCATCGAGCCCTCCGACGTGCCGCGCTTCGCCGCGCTCGGCGTGACGGCGAACCTGCAGCCGCTGTGGGCCACCCACCACGCGCAGATGGACGAGCTCACGCTGCCCTACCTGGGCGAGGAGCGCTCGGCCTGGCAGTATCCCTTCGCCGATCTGGAGCGGAGCGGGGCCAGGTTCTGCGCCGGCAGCGACTGGCCGGTCTCCAGCGCCGACCCGATCCAGGGGATGCACGTGGCGGTCAACAGGACCGAGCCGGGCGGCTCCGTGCACGCGAGCTACCCGACCGCGGGGACGCCGTTCCTGCCGGGGCAGCGGCTCAGCCTGGCCACCGCGATGACCGCCTACACCGCGGGGTCGGCCTGGATCAACCGCTCCCCCGCCGGCGTGATCGAGCAGGGCCGCCCCGCCGACCTGGTCGTCCTCGACAGGGACCCGTTCGAGCTGCCCGAGTCGGAGATCTGGACCTCGAAGGTGCGGTTGACCTTCGTGGACGGCGAGGCGGTCTACCAGCGTTAGCCGCAGTTGCCCCAGCTCGAGCGACCGCCGTTGGCCCTGGTGCCGGCGGAGTTCTCGATCCAGGCGTCGTACTTCACGCAGGCCCCGCGCGCGTCGGCGTAGACGGGGCCCGCGTAGTACTGGACCCTCTCGTAGATGCCGTAACCGCTGCCGTTCTGCACGGTGATCCCGACGTAGGCGTCGGTGTAGGTGCCGACGTAGGCGCTCTTGATCACGGTGGCGCAGTTCTTGCCGGTGCTGCTGTTGTACGTCAGGTAGACGGTGCCCCAGTTGCTGCCGCCGGAGGTCTTGACCGCGGCCTGGGCGACGACGTTGTAGCCGGTGCCGCAGTTGGCGTCCGCGTGGGCGGCGGCGGGGACGGCGAGCACGGCCGCGGCCGAGACAGCGGCGGCGGCGATGGACAGCGTTCTCTTCAGCACGGAGTTCCTTTGGGTAGACGACCGTTGAACGCGATCATCATGCCGTGCAATTGCGGACATGCCAATATCGATTTCTGACAACATCCCTTACTCACCGCAACGGCGGTCTCCCGCGAAAACGCGAAGACCCCGGCCGTCCAACGGCCGGGGTCTTCGCGCGTGAAAGCCCTACCAGGGGGACTTGTTGGCGCGCAGGCGCTCGAGGGCCTCCTCGAGGATGGCCTTGCCGTCCTTGTCGCTCCTGCGCTCCTTCACGTACGCCAGGTGCGTCTTGTACGGCTCGTTCCTCGGGGGGGCCGGAGGCGCAGCCTCATCCTGGCCGGCCGGAAGGCCGCAACGGGGGCAGTCCCACATCTCGGGAACCGCCGCGTCACTGGCGAAGCTGGGGCGCGTCTCATGCATGTTGGCGCACCAGAACGAGACCCGCACTCTCGGAGCTGCCTCGCCGCGCTCGGCCTCCCCCATAGGGCCGGCGCCGACTCGGCTGCCACGGATCGCGTTGCCACTACCCACGGATGAACTCCTCGCTCGATCGCCCCGCGTGCGGCGGGGGGAGAATCACTGTCACGCGTTGACGTGCTGTCAGGGCTTGAGCAGCAGGCCAAGGGCGATGATGCAGACAAACCATACGATGCCGGTGATGATGGTCAGGCGGTCGAGGTTGCGCTCGACCACCGAGGAACCGCCGAAGTTCGACGAGAAGCCACCGCCGAACATGTCGGACAGACCTCCGCCCTTACCCTTGTGGAGCAGGACGAGCAGGATCATCAGCAAGCTCGCCAGGATGAGGGCGATGGAGATTCCGATAGTCACCGTAGACCTGTTCTTTCAATGCTCTGTTCGCGTGACGATTCAAACTTGCTTCTAGAGGGTACGACCTGCTGTCAAGTCGCACCCTCCGAACGCTGCAGTTAGGCCGACATTTCGCCGAAACGGCAGATCTTGACGTACTCCCCCGCATCGAGGCTGGCGCCCCCCACGAGGGCTCCGTCGATGTCGGGCTGAGCCATGATCCCGGCGATGTTGTCGGACTTGACCGAGCCTCCGTAAAGGATACGGACGGCGGCGGCCACTTCGGTCGTGTAGAGCTCGGCGAGTCGTGCTCGCAGCGCGCTGCACACCTCCTGCGCGTCCTGCGGAGTGGCCACCTCACCGGTGCCGATCGCCCAGACCGGTTCGTAGGCCACCACTATCGATTTTGCCTGCTCGGCGGAGATTTCGCGCAGTCCGCCATCGAGTTGTGACACGCAGTGGGCCACCTGGCGGCCGGCCTGCCGTACGGGCAGGTCCTCGCCGACGCACAGAATGGGCGTGAGCGAGTGGCGGTAGGCGGCGCGCACCTTGGCGTTGACGACCTCGTCGTCCTCGTGGTGGTACTGCCGCCGCTCCGAGTGGCCGATCGTCACGAAAGTGCAACCGAGCTTGGCCAGCATGGCACCCGACACCTCGCCGGTGTAGGCGCCGCCGTCGTACTTGGAGAGGTCCTGGCCGCCGTAGACGATGCGCAGCTTGTCGCCGTCGACCAGCGTCTGCACGCTGCGCAGATCGGTGAACGGCGGCAGCACGGCGACCTCGACCTTGTCGAAGTCCTTGTCGTTGAGCGCGAAAGCCAGTTTCTGGACCAGCGCGATGGCCTCGAGGTGGTTGAGGTTCATCTTCCAGTTGCCGGCGATGAGCGGCTTGCGCACGTCACTCCTCCAGAGCGGCCAGGCCGGGCAGGGTCTTGCCTTCGAGGTACTCGAGGCTGGCCCCACCACCGGTGGAAATGTGGGAGAAGCCGTCCTCGGGCAGGCCGAGCTTGCGTACGGCTGCCGCCGAGTCGCCGCCGCCCACCACGGTGAAGGCCTCAGAAGCGATCAACGCTTCGGCCACCGCCCGAGTTCCGCCGGCGAACGCGTCGAACTCGAACACGCCCATCGGGCCGTTCCAGAAGATCGTGCGGGCGTCGGCCAGCTTGGTCGCGAACAGCTCGCGCGTCTTCGGGCCGATGTCGAGCCCCTGCCGGTCGGCCGGGATCGCGGTGGCCTCGACCACCTCGTGCTCGGCGTCCTCGGCGAAGTGGGTGGCCGCCAGCACGTCGACGGGCAGGACGAGGTCCACCCCGCGCTCCGCGGCCTCGTCCAGGAAGCCGCGCACCTGGTCGAGCTGGTCCTCCTGGAGCAGCGACTGGCCGACCTCGTGCCCCTGGGCCTTGAGGAAGGTGTAGGCCATGCCGCCGCCGATGAGCAGCCGATCGACCCTGGTGAGCAGGTTGGCGATGACACCGAGCTTGTCGGAGACCTTCGCGCCGCCCAGCACGACCACATAGGGCCGCTCGAGCTCGTCGGTGAGCTTCTTCAGCACGCCCACCTCGGCCACGACCAGCCCGCCCGCCGCGTGCGGCAGGATCCGCGGCACGTCGTAGACGCTGGCGTGCTTGCGGTGCACCGCGCCGAAGCCGTCGCCGACGTAGAGCTCGGCGAGGCCGGCCAGCTGCTCGGCGAAGGCCTGCCGGACCGAGTCGTCCTTGGACTCCTCGCCCGGCTCGTAGCGCAGGTTCTCCAGCAGCAGGACCTGGCCGTCGAGCAGGGCGCCGGCCTCCCGCTGCGCCTCCGGGCCCACCACGTCGCCGGCGAAGGCGACGTCCTGGCCCAGCAGCTCGCCCAGCCGCCTGGCGACCGGCCTGAGCGTGTACTTGGGGTTCGCCTCACCCTTGGGGCGGCCCAGGTGGGCGCAGACGATGACCTTCGCACCGCGCTCAGCCAGCTCCTTGATGGTGGGCACCGACGCGCGGATGCGCCCGTCGTCGGTGATCGTCTCCCCGTCGAGGGGGACGTTGAGGTCGGCGCGCACCAGGACGCGCAGCCCCTTCACATCGAGATCGTCGATGGTCCTCATTACAGGTCGCGACCCACCAGCTCGATGAGGTCGGCCAGACGGTTGGAGTAGCCCCACTCGTTGTCGTACCAGCCGATGACCTTGACCTGGTTGCCGATGACCTTGGTCAGCCCCGCGTCGAAGATGCAGGAGGCCGGGTCGGTGACGATGTCGCTGGAGACGATCTCGTCCTCGGTGTAGGTGAGGTAACCCTTGAGCGGGCCCTCGGCGGCGGCCTTGTAGGCGGCCTTGACCTCGTCGACGGTGACGTCGCGCTTGACCTCGACGGTGAGGTCGGTGGCCGAGCCCGTGGGGATCGGCACGCGCATCGCGAAGCCGTCGAGCTTGCCCTTCAGCTCCGGCAGCACCAGGCCGATGGCCTTGGCCGCGCCGGTGGAGGTCGGCACCACGTTGAGCGCGGCGGCACGGGCCCTGCGCAGGTCGCCGTGCGGGCCGTCCTGCAGGTTCTGGTCCTGCGTGTAGGCGTGGATCGTGGTCATCAGGCCCTTCTCGATGCCGAAGGAGTCGTTGAGCACCTTCGCCAGCGGAGCCAGGCAGTTGGTCGTGCAGGAGGCGTTGGAGATGACCGTGTGGTTGGCAGGGTCGTAGGTGTCGTGGTTGACACCCATGACGATGGTGACGTCCTCGTTCTTCGCCGGAGCGGAGATGATG
This window of the Nonomuraea africana genome carries:
- a CDS encoding RNA polymerase-binding protein RbpA, coding for MGSGNAIRGSRVGAGPMGEAERGEAAPRVRVSFWCANMHETRPSFASDAAVPEMWDCPRCGLPAGQDEAAPPAPPRNEPYKTHLAYVKERRSDKDGKAILEEALERLRANKSPW
- the tpiA gene encoding triose-phosphate isomerase, whose product is MRKPLIAGNWKMNLNHLEAIALVQKLAFALNDKDFDKVEVAVLPPFTDLRSVQTLVDGDKLRIVYGGQDLSKYDGGAYTGEVSGAMLAKLGCTFVTIGHSERRQYHHEDDEVVNAKVRAAYRHSLTPILCVGEDLPVRQAGRQVAHCVSQLDGGLREISAEQAKSIVVAYEPVWAIGTGEVATPQDAQEVCSALRARLAELYTTEVAAAVRILYGGSVKSDNIAGIMAQPDIDGALVGGASLDAGEYVKICRFGEMSA
- a CDS encoding GNAT family N-acetyltransferase, with product MGFLRIRTTVDERPGRLASLAAALAERGGNILGLSVQPDTDGTVDEFVAEIPASPETVRAALESAGGRRVQVVPASAHELTDEPTRALLLAARLRGAPWRLPELLAELLRADDARWVYGEAVRDLPDPTLLVVPVAAKRAIKVRRSDLPFTLTEAARAAAFVRLAQPPAEPSSSARVVRLADGVETEVRPLTSIYREAVRDLHERCSPESRRFRYFTSMPSLPPRVFDRLVDRGRGLSFVACHDGQVVAMANLMFTPDPGIAEMAVLVEDRWQGRGLGAALARTLVQEARDLGYAEVRATLLSDNTRMRRLMISLGATLAYTEDPGVVEARLAVGALV
- a CDS encoding amidohydrolase, encoding MHTLFRGGRVFTATGTFAEAVLVRDGVIVAVGAESDVVRQAPAHETVDLEGGLLMPGVTDAHIHPVQAGLEHAKCDLSEIYGLDAYLAAIRTYADGCDREWIDGGGWDMSAFPGGLPHRSQLDFLDRPAYLIQRDHHAAWVNTRALELAGITRDTPDPADGRIERDPDGSPTGVLHEGAMDLVGLLTPRPTTDDLDAALMTAQRHLFSRGITGWQDAIVGSYAGSDDQLPTYLSAAKAGRLKARVVGALWWDRTQGAEQIASLLERRAMADGLDRFSAGSVKIMQDGITENFTAAVLEPYCLCGGTGLSYIDPGKLREYVAELDRHGFQVHFHAIGERAVREALDSFEGTSPDNRHHIAHLQIIEPSDVPRFAALGVTANLQPLWATHHAQMDELTLPYLGEERSAWQYPFADLERSGARFCAGSDWPVSSADPIQGMHVAVNRTEPGGSVHASYPTAGTPFLPGQRLSLATAMTAYTAGSAWINRSPAGVIEQGRPADLVVLDRDPFELPESEIWTSKVRLTFVDGEAVYQR
- the secG gene encoding preprotein translocase subunit SecG; this translates as MTIGISIALILASLLMILLVLLHKGKGGGLSDMFGGGFSSNFGGSSVVERNLDRLTIITGIVWFVCIIALGLLLKP
- a CDS encoding NAD(P)/FAD-dependent oxidoreductase, whose translation is MSSRVPTFTDDFVNGDVSFWHRSLGPAPAGPALGGDRRADVVIVGAGYTGLWTAYYLKRARPSLDVVVLEKEFAGFGASSRNGGWLTGDLAGSPERYAKTHGLAATRALQREMYASIDEVIAVCEREGIDADIVKGGVLNVARGTAQAARLRASVASGARWGVEARLLTPVERDARLRVAGAVQASWNPHCARIHPAKLVRGLTRAVRELGVEIFEHTPVTEIAPHRAVTPYGTVRADYVIRATEGFTSTIKGLRRQWLPMNSSMIVTEPLPDGFWAEVGWQGAELLGDLAHYYMYAQRTADGRIAFGGRGRPYLYGSRVDARGHTHGWTIEALWALLVDFFPAAASSRIAHAWSGVLGVPRDWCSTAHVDQATGLGWAGGYTGHGVTTANLAGRTLRDLILGEHSELTELPWVGRKVRPWEPEPLRWLGVHSMYRLYRVADARERSMSRTSALARLADLITGH
- the gap gene encoding type I glyceraldehyde-3-phosphate dehydrogenase — its product is MSIRVGVNGFGRIGRNFWRAVAASGKDIEIVAVNDLTDNATLAHLLKYDSILGRLPYEVKATADEIVVDGKTIKAFAERDPAKLPWGDLGVDVVVESTGFFTDATKAKVHADNGAKKVIISAPAKNEDVTIVMGVNHDTYDPANHTVISNASCTTNCLAPLAKVLNDSFGIEKGLMTTIHAYTQDQNLQDGPHGDLRRARAAALNVVPTSTGAAKAIGLVLPELKGKLDGFAMRVPIPTGSATDLTVEVKRDVTVDEVKAAYKAAAEGPLKGYLTYTEDEIVSSDIVTDPASCIFDAGLTKVIGNQVKVIGWYDNEWGYSNRLADLIELVGRDL
- a CDS encoding phosphoglycerate kinase, producing MRTIDDLDVKGLRVLVRADLNVPLDGETITDDGRIRASVPTIKELAERGAKVIVCAHLGRPKGEANPKYTLRPVARRLGELLGQDVAFAGDVVGPEAQREAGALLDGQVLLLENLRYEPGEESKDDSVRQAFAEQLAGLAELYVGDGFGAVHRKHASVYDVPRILPHAAGGLVVAEVGVLKKLTDELERPYVVVLGGAKVSDKLGVIANLLTRVDRLLIGGGMAYTFLKAQGHEVGQSLLQEDQLDQVRGFLDEAAERGVDLVLPVDVLAATHFAEDAEHEVVEATAIPADRQGLDIGPKTRELFATKLADARTIFWNGPMGVFEFDAFAGGTRAVAEALIASEAFTVVGGGDSAAAVRKLGLPEDGFSHISTGGGASLEYLEGKTLPGLAALEE